Proteins from a single region of Corylus avellana chromosome ca11, CavTom2PMs-1.0:
- the LOC132166418 gene encoding E3 ubiquitin-protein ligase RGLG3-like has protein sequence MGNGESTYDDSHDDLRGHPPSYAGSSDDSHDDLRSHPPSYAGSSEDTYYQHMHQTTSIADDSHDDMRIHPPSYAGSSTDTHHRHKQQSTCIADHFTSLDQVISALREAGLESSNLILGIDFTKSNEWTGKYSFKRKSLHAIGSTPNPYEQAISIIGRTLSPFDEDNLIPCFGFGDATTHDKYVFSFYPDHRYCNGFEEALARYRTIVPCLNLSGSFMSFPLLVIYMHVNILFEMSNLPSNRKKARVEQVAELACGCEGGWATPRVIFRGGRRVIVRSPPRPSLSFSLFLKL, from the exons ATGGGAAATGGGGAATCGACATATGATGATTCCCATGATGATTTGCGGGGTCATCCTCCTTCTTATGCAGGAAGTTCAGATGATTCCCATGATGATTTGCGGAGTCATCCGCCTTCTTATGCAGGAAGTTCAGAAGATACTTACTATCAGCACATGCATCAAACTACATCCATAGCTGATGATTCCCATGATGATATGCGGATTCATCCACCTTCTTATGCAGGAAGTTCAACAGATACTCACCATCGACATAAGCAGCAAAGTACATGCATAGCTGATCATTTTACCTCCTTGGATCAG GTTATCTCTGCATTAAGGGAAGCTGGCCTTGAATCATCAAATTTGATACTTGGTATTGACTTCACAAAGAGCAATGAGTGGACAG GCAAGTATTCATTCAAGAGGAAAAGCCTTCATGCAATTGGTAGCACACCTAATCCATATGAGCAAGCAATATCTATTATTGGTCGCACTTTGTCTCCTTTCGATGAAGATAATTTGATACCGTGTTTTGGGTTTGGCGATG caACAACACATGATAAATATGTGTTCAGTTTTTATCCCGATCACCGATATTGTAATGGTTTTGAGGAAGCTCTTGCACGTTATAGAACGATTGTTCCGTGCTTAAATCTGTCAGGTTCGTTTATGAGTTTTCCCTTACTGGTTATTTACATGcatgtaaatattttatttgaaatgtcCAATTTACCTAGCAACCGTAAAAAAGCAAGGGTTGAGCAGGTGGCTGAACTTGCCTGTGGCTGCGAGGGTGGTTGGGCCACCCCCAGAGTCATTTTTCGAGGGGGTCGCAGAGTCATTGTTCGATCACCCCCTCGACCATCTCtctcttttagtttatttttaaagttgtag
- the LOC132165608 gene encoding E3 ubiquitin-protein ligase RGLG3, producing MGNGESTYDDSNDDLRSHPPSYAGSSDDSHDDLRSHPPSYAGSSADTYYQHMHQTTSIADDSHDDMRIHPPSYAGSSTDTHHRHKQQSTCIADHFTSLDQVISALREAGLESSNLILGIDFTKSNEWTGKYSFKRKSLHAIGSTPNPYEQAISIIGRTLSPFDEDNLIPCFGFGDATTHDKYVFSFYPDHRYCNGFEEALARYRTIVPCLNLSGPTSFAPIINAAIDIVEKSNGQYHVLVIIADGQVTRSPDTPPGRFSPQEQFTVDSIVDASHYPLSIILVGVGDGPWDSMKQFDDNIPHRSFDNFQFVNFTKIMSEETEASKKETAFALAALMEIPFQYRATQNFVIRESIDSRLRTRPRPPPEEVIDHDNAVKSVPHVTNDITAEPTPPVELVCPICLVNPKDMAFGCGHTTCKDCGGSLSLCPICREPITTRLRLYT from the exons ATGGGAAATGGGGAATCGACATATGATGATTCCAATGATGATTTGCGGAGTCATCCTCCTTCTTATGCAGGAAGTTCAGATGATTCCCATGATGATTTGCGGAGTCATCCGCCTTCTTATGCAGGAAGTTCAGCAGATACTTACTATCAGCACATGCATCAAACTACATCCATAGCTGATGATTCCCATGACGATATGCGGATTCATCCACCTTCTTATGCAGGAAGTTCTACAGATACTCACCATCGACATAAGCAGCAAAGTACATGCATAGCTGATCATTTTACCTCCTTGGATCAG GTTATCTCTGCATTAAGGGAAGCTGGCCTTGAATCATCAAATTTGATACTTGGTATTGACTTCACAAAGAGCAATGAGTGGACAG GCAAGTATTCATTCAAGAGGAAAAGCCTTCATGCAATTGGTAGCACACCTAATCCATATGAGCAAGCAATATCTATTATTGGTCGCACTTTGTCTCCTTTCGATGAAGATAATTTGATACCGTGTTTTGGGTTTGGCGATG caACAACACATGATAAATATGTGTTCAGTTTTTATCCCGATCACCGATATTGTAATGGTTTTGAGGAAGCTCTTGCACGTTATAGAACGATTGTTCCGTGCTTAAATCTGTCAG GTCCAACCTCATTTGCCCCAATAATTAATGCTGCAATTGACATTGTGGAGAAAAGCAATGGGCAATATCATGTTCTTGTCATTATTGCAGATGGACAG GTTACCAGAAGTCCTGATACCCCACCGGGAAGGTTCAGTCCACAAGAACAATTCACTGTAGACTCCATAGTTGATGCTAG CCATTATCCTCTCTCAATCATTTTGGTTGGAGTGGGGGATGGACCGTGGGACTCAATGAAGCAATTTGATGATAACATTCCTCACCGATCATTTGACAATTTCCAG TTTGTCAACTTCACAAAAATCATGTCTGAGGAAACCGAAGCATCAAAGAAGGAAACAGCCTTTGCACTTGCTGCCCTCATGGAAATACCATTTCAGTACAGGGCAACACAAAATTTTGTCAT TAGGGAATCCATAGATAGTCGTCTACGTACAAGACCACGTCCACCTCCGGAAGAGGTGATCGATCATGATAATGCAGTGAAATCAGTCCCACATGTGACAAACGATATAACAGCTGAGCCAACACCTCCAGTGGAACTA GTCTGCCCAATTTGCCTGGTGAATCCTAAGGACATGGCTTTTGGATGCGGTCATACA ACTTGCAAGGATTGCGGTGGGAGCCTCTCATTATGCCCTATCTGCCGGGAGCCCATAACAACCCGCCTGAGACTCTATACTTGA